The Fundidesulfovibrio putealis DSM 16056 genome includes a window with the following:
- a CDS encoding efflux RND transporter periplasmic adaptor subunit produces the protein MIRRRVSIILPVCALLCLALLPGCGKESPPAPKARTITAKTQQMRSEEVVECRSFPAQVESRNSVTLASKLSGSVVEVFAQEGAALRAGAPILRIDDKDLQSREQGLTATVAQAASERQAVAAKAAHAKANLDRLQKLLTQKVISQDDFERARTEYLALSREEEAIAARERSVAAQKGELKALGGYTRINAPFDGVLARRYVDLGAFVNAGQPLALLDDVASGFDLTAQVDESLLSSLNAGQTLIGVVPSLSRDPFAAKVSAVIGRVDPATRTFRVKAELPRQAWERGAGDAAGLQATPLPKAGMFGRLFTPARISKKLLLPSDCLRMRGDLPSVFTVDGDGLVSFRVVKPGGRFIKVVLDGKPFLTDSEAFEEPGRESYLEILSGLSDGDRVVCSATETLREGDRIAKDNP, from the coding sequence ATGATACGACGCCGCGTTTCCATCATTCTGCCGGTCTGCGCACTGCTCTGCCTCGCCCTTCTTCCCGGATGCGGCAAAGAGAGTCCGCCTGCTCCCAAAGCACGTACGATCACGGCAAAGACCCAGCAGATGCGCTCCGAGGAGGTGGTGGAATGTCGCTCGTTCCCGGCCCAGGTGGAGTCTCGAAACAGCGTGACCCTGGCCAGCAAGCTCTCGGGCAGCGTTGTGGAGGTCTTCGCCCAGGAAGGCGCGGCCCTTCGCGCAGGCGCGCCCATCCTGCGCATCGACGACAAGGACCTGCAAAGCCGCGAACAGGGCCTCACGGCCACCGTGGCCCAGGCCGCGTCCGAGCGCCAAGCCGTGGCCGCCAAGGCCGCCCACGCCAAGGCCAACCTGGACCGGCTCCAGAAGCTCCTGACACAGAAGGTCATAAGCCAGGACGACTTCGAGCGGGCACGCACGGAATACCTGGCCCTCTCGCGCGAGGAAGAGGCCATCGCCGCGCGGGAGCGCTCCGTGGCCGCCCAAAAGGGCGAACTCAAGGCGCTCGGCGGTTACACCCGCATAAACGCACCCTTCGACGGCGTGCTGGCGCGGCGCTACGTGGATCTGGGCGCGTTCGTGAACGCAGGCCAGCCCCTTGCGCTCCTGGACGACGTTGCCAGCGGTTTCGACCTGACCGCCCAGGTGGACGAGAGCCTGCTGTCCAGCCTGAATGCTGGGCAGACCTTGATAGGCGTCGTCCCCTCGCTCTCGCGCGATCCGTTCGCCGCCAAGGTCAGCGCCGTAATCGGACGGGTGGACCCGGCCACGCGGACCTTTCGCGTGAAGGCCGAGCTGCCCAGGCAGGCTTGGGAGCGCGGAGCCGGTGACGCCGCCGGGCTTCAGGCCACCCCGCTCCCTAAGGCAGGCATGTTCGGACGCCTGTTCACCCCGGCCCGCATTTCCAAGAAGCTCCTGCTGCCTTCCGACTGCCTGCGCATGCGCGGCGACCTCCCCTCGGTGTTCACCGTTGACGGCGACGGGCTGGTCAGTTTCCGGGTGGTCAAGCCGGGCGGGCGCTTCATCAAGGTCGTGCTGGACGGCAAGCCGTTCCTCACCGACTCGGAAGCCTTCGAGGAGCCTGGGCGAGAGAGTTACCTGGAAATTCTCTCAGGTCTCTCCGACGGTGACCGCGTGGTCTGCTCTGCCACGGAAACCCTGCGCGAGGGCGACCGCATCGCCAAGGATAACCCGTGA
- a CDS encoding efflux RND transporter permease subunit, with product MSAPAPADPSGGHDLLTRITAAFVDSKLAPLIILAAMLLGVFSVMSTPSEEEPQIIVPMIDIHVQMPGASPKEVENRVVAPMEKILWEIPGVEYVYSTAQDGRALTIVRFKVGEDTEKSTVKTYAKLYQHLDWIPPGCSQPILKPRSIDDVPVVALTFHGGGLDSRQLRTVALQVNEELRQIPGVAETALIGGRKRAVMVELDQERLRVNGLDAVDVLETLRGQNQGETIGETVQEGRAVSIRLDSFFRSAKELSRAVLTVRDARPVYLGDVAAIADGYDEPADYVFYLSGLAGATGREPGAMEPAVTLTVAKRAGVNATQLAEAVFAKVTDLKGFMIPSGVLVDTTRNYGSTAKAKVHELLEHLMLAAVSVGIIVALFLGGRASLVVMVAVPVTLAVTLATYWLLGYTLNRVTLFALIFCIGILVDDPIVDVENIVRHLELPGRKRQPMSQVIIEAVNEVRAPLVLATFTVIAAIMPMAFVGGLMGPYMRPMPIGASIAMLLSMCVAFVITPWTAKRVLKPSNKAHAHGDDAGTRLYKRFMNDLIRKPSKRWAFLGLVGLLLVLACSLFPLHGVLVKMLPFDNKSEFQVIVDMPLGTTLEQTTQAAGDMAAGILKRPDVSDVQIYAGTAGPVSFSGLIRHYYLRRGQNAADIAVNLAPKSDRSVQSHDIAKAVRRDILPIAKRHGAKIKVAEVPPGPPVLQTLVAEIYGPDAEGRLRVARQVKDVFTRTPDVVDVDWYVDDPQPERVIRIERDKALANGIDPKRALEAVTAALRGSVVGLLHDDSAREDAPILVRLPLKDRGHAVDIPAISVRGEGGQMVSLSQIATIEERTVESAIYHKNLQPVVYVTGDMAGGEESPVYGMGRITDELERLGKAGEGAWQVEEREPLPILYSDQPASLKGYSMKWDGEWQITLEVFRDMGVAFAVVMVLIYILVVGWFGSYTTPIAIMSPIPLSLIGIIPAHALAGAFFTATSMIGFIAGAGIVVRNSIILVDFIEMRRREGASLEDAVVEAGAVRFRPMLLTAIAVVAGAFVILFDPIFQGLAISLMAGEIAATVFSRMVVPVMYYLDQRRKPHAQSQAMPEEQESPEASER from the coding sequence GTGAGCGCTCCCGCCCCTGCCGATCCTTCAGGCGGACACGATCTGCTGACACGCATCACCGCCGCCTTTGTGGACTCCAAGCTCGCGCCGCTGATCATCCTGGCGGCCATGCTGCTGGGCGTGTTCTCCGTGATGTCCACGCCAAGCGAAGAAGAGCCGCAGATCATCGTCCCCATGATCGACATCCACGTGCAGATGCCCGGCGCGTCTCCCAAAGAAGTGGAAAACCGGGTGGTCGCTCCCATGGAGAAGATCCTCTGGGAGATTCCTGGCGTGGAATACGTGTACTCCACGGCCCAGGACGGGCGCGCCTTGACCATCGTGCGCTTCAAGGTGGGCGAGGACACCGAGAAGAGCACGGTGAAGACCTACGCCAAGCTCTACCAGCACCTGGACTGGATACCGCCCGGCTGCTCCCAGCCCATCCTGAAGCCCCGCTCCATCGACGACGTGCCCGTGGTGGCCCTGACCTTCCACGGCGGGGGCCTGGATTCGCGCCAGCTGCGCACCGTGGCCCTCCAGGTGAACGAGGAACTCCGCCAGATTCCGGGCGTGGCCGAGACGGCGCTCATCGGCGGGCGCAAGCGCGCGGTGATGGTGGAGCTGGACCAGGAGCGCCTGCGCGTCAATGGGCTGGACGCCGTGGACGTGCTGGAGACGCTACGCGGTCAGAACCAGGGCGAGACCATCGGCGAGACCGTGCAGGAAGGCCGTGCGGTCAGCATCCGGCTGGACAGCTTCTTCCGCAGCGCCAAGGAGCTCTCGCGCGCAGTGCTTACCGTGCGCGACGCGCGCCCCGTGTACCTGGGCGACGTGGCCGCCATTGCCGACGGCTATGACGAACCGGCCGACTATGTCTTTTACCTGTCCGGCCTCGCGGGGGCGACGGGAAGAGAACCCGGCGCAATGGAGCCCGCCGTGACCCTCACCGTGGCCAAGCGTGCCGGTGTGAACGCCACCCAGCTGGCCGAGGCGGTCTTCGCCAAGGTGACGGACCTGAAGGGCTTCATGATCCCGTCGGGCGTCCTGGTGGACACCACCCGCAACTATGGCTCCACAGCCAAGGCCAAGGTCCACGAACTGCTTGAGCATCTGATGCTGGCGGCGGTGTCCGTGGGGATCATCGTGGCCCTGTTCCTGGGCGGGCGGGCCAGCCTGGTGGTGATGGTGGCCGTGCCCGTCACCCTTGCGGTCACGTTGGCCACCTATTGGCTGCTTGGCTACACCCTGAACCGGGTGACGCTCTTCGCGCTCATCTTCTGCATCGGCATCCTGGTGGACGACCCCATCGTGGACGTGGAAAATATCGTGCGGCACCTGGAACTGCCCGGACGCAAGCGCCAGCCCATGTCCCAGGTGATCATCGAGGCTGTGAACGAGGTGCGCGCGCCCCTGGTGCTGGCAACGTTCACGGTCATCGCGGCCATCATGCCCATGGCCTTCGTGGGCGGGCTCATGGGGCCGTACATGCGGCCCATGCCCATCGGGGCCTCTATCGCCATGCTTCTTTCCATGTGCGTGGCCTTCGTCATCACCCCCTGGACGGCAAAACGCGTGCTGAAGCCCTCGAACAAGGCGCACGCCCACGGCGACGACGCCGGAACCCGCTTGTACAAGCGCTTCATGAACGACCTGATCCGCAAGCCATCAAAGCGTTGGGCGTTCCTGGGGCTGGTGGGCCTGCTGCTCGTCCTGGCCTGCTCCCTGTTCCCGCTGCACGGGGTGCTGGTGAAGATGCTGCCCTTCGACAACAAGAGCGAGTTCCAGGTGATCGTGGACATGCCCCTGGGGACCACCCTGGAGCAGACCACGCAGGCTGCGGGCGACATGGCCGCCGGGATACTCAAGCGACCGGACGTGTCCGACGTGCAGATCTACGCCGGGACCGCCGGGCCGGTGTCCTTCAGCGGGCTTATCCGACACTACTACCTGCGCCGGGGGCAGAACGCGGCGGACATCGCCGTGAATCTTGCGCCCAAAAGCGACCGTAGCGTGCAAAGCCACGATATCGCCAAGGCCGTGCGCCGGGATATTCTGCCCATCGCCAAGCGCCACGGCGCAAAGATCAAGGTGGCCGAAGTGCCGCCCGGACCTCCCGTGCTTCAGACCCTGGTGGCCGAAATCTACGGGCCGGACGCCGAGGGTCGGCTTCGCGTGGCCCGGCAGGTGAAGGACGTGTTCACGCGCACGCCAGATGTGGTGGATGTGGACTGGTACGTGGATGATCCCCAGCCGGAGCGCGTCATCCGCATCGAGCGCGACAAGGCCCTGGCCAACGGCATCGACCCCAAGCGCGCCCTGGAAGCCGTCACAGCCGCCCTGCGGGGCTCGGTCGTGGGCCTGTTGCACGACGACTCCGCCCGCGAGGACGCCCCCATCCTGGTGCGCCTGCCGCTCAAAGACAGGGGCCACGCCGTGGACATCCCGGCCATCTCCGTGCGCGGGGAAGGCGGGCAGATGGTGTCCTTGTCGCAGATCGCCACCATCGAGGAGCGCACGGTCGAGTCCGCAATCTACCACAAGAACCTGCAACCGGTGGTCTACGTCACGGGCGACATGGCCGGAGGCGAGGAGAGCCCGGTGTACGGCATGGGGCGCATAACCGACGAACTGGAGAGGCTGGGCAAGGCTGGCGAGGGAGCCTGGCAGGTGGAAGAGCGCGAGCCGCTGCCCATCCTCTATTCGGACCAGCCCGCCTCGCTCAAAGGCTACTCCATGAAGTGGGACGGCGAGTGGCAGATCACCCTGGAGGTTTTCCGGGACATGGGCGTCGCCTTCGCGGTGGTGATGGTGCTCATCTACATCCTGGTGGTGGGCTGGTTCGGCTCCTACACCACCCCCATCGCCATCATGAGCCCCATCCCGCTGTCGCTCATAGGCATCATCCCGGCGCACGCCCTGGCCGGGGCCTTCTTCACGGCCACGTCCATGATCGGCTTCATCGCCGGGGCAGGAATCGTGGTGCGAAACTCCATCATCCTGGTGGATTTCATCGAGATGCGCCGTCGCGAAGGCGCAAGCCTGGAGGACGCCGTGGTGGAGGCAGGAGCCGTGCGCTTCCGGCCCATGCTGCTCACGGCAATAGCCGTGGTTGCCGGGGCCTTCGTGATCCTCTTCGACCCCATCTTCCAGGGGCTGGCCATCTCGCTCATGGCGGGCGAGATCGCGGCCACGGTGTTCTCGCGCATGGTGGTGCCGGTGATGTACTACCTGGACCAGCGGCGCAAACCTCACGCGCAAAGCCAGGCCATGCCAGAGGAGCAGGAATCGCCGGAGGCTTCAGAACGCTGA
- a CDS encoding sigma-54-dependent transcriptional regulator gives MNSPYTVLVVDDEQSLTKLFKKELTTPERTIHTAGSARQAREMFRKTRYDVVVLDLRLPDGGGLELLVDFRHRTPDLEVIMITGHGNIDSAVEAMRLGAYDYITKPFKLDEVEIVVDRAWQRVCLQRENRSLKHSQMSVKPPMLIGESQAVREIRYLIDKVAPTDVPVLITGESGAGKDVVAHGIHTSSKRADKPLIIKNCATLQKELSRSELFGHCRGAFTGATESQEGLMTFAHQGTLFLDEIGELPLEVQASLLRVLESKTYRRVGEKDERQTDIRLVFATNRNLQTEVEAGRFHEALYHRINVFKIHIPTLAERREDIPLLVQYFLNRLSAGQTPCTVVEGAMRCLFNYSWPGNVRELRNVIERGIILAENRLITEQALPRELLDKGDEQQGVLSLDSVERTHIKRVLQYHGGNRSLAALSLGISRKTLYRKILEYGLE, from the coding sequence GTGAATAGCCCTTATACAGTCCTGGTGGTGGACGACGAACAGTCCCTGACGAAACTCTTCAAGAAAGAACTGACCACACCTGAGCGCACCATCCACACTGCCGGAAGCGCCCGACAGGCTCGCGAGATGTTCCGCAAGACCCGTTACGACGTCGTGGTGCTGGACCTTCGCCTGCCGGACGGCGGCGGCCTTGAGCTGCTGGTGGATTTCCGCCACCGCACCCCGGACCTGGAAGTGATCATGATCACCGGGCACGGCAACATCGACAGCGCCGTGGAGGCCATGCGCCTTGGCGCTTACGACTACATCACCAAGCCCTTCAAGCTGGACGAGGTGGAGATCGTCGTGGACCGGGCCTGGCAGCGGGTGTGTCTCCAACGCGAGAACCGCAGCCTCAAGCATTCCCAGATGAGCGTGAAGCCCCCCATGCTGATCGGAGAATCCCAGGCGGTCAGGGAAATTCGCTACCTTATCGACAAGGTGGCCCCCACGGACGTGCCTGTGCTCATCACCGGAGAGTCCGGCGCGGGCAAGGACGTGGTGGCCCACGGCATCCATACCTCCAGCAAGCGCGCCGACAAGCCGCTCATCATCAAGAACTGCGCCACCTTGCAGAAAGAACTTTCGCGCAGCGAGCTGTTCGGCCACTGCCGGGGGGCCTTCACCGGAGCCACCGAGAGCCAGGAAGGACTCATGACCTTCGCCCACCAGGGCACGCTCTTCCTGGACGAGATAGGGGAACTCCCCCTGGAGGTGCAGGCGTCGCTCCTGCGGGTGCTGGAGAGCAAGACCTACCGCCGCGTGGGTGAAAAGGACGAGCGCCAGACCGACATCCGGCTGGTGTTCGCAACCAACCGCAATTTGCAGACCGAAGTGGAGGCCGGGCGCTTCCACGAGGCGCTCTACCACCGCATCAACGTCTTCAAGATACACATCCCCACCCTGGCCGAGCGGCGCGAAGACATCCCCCTGCTGGTGCAGTACTTCCTGAACCGCCTGAGCGCCGGTCAGACCCCTTGCACAGTGGTGGAGGGGGCCATGCGCTGCCTGTTCAACTACTCCTGGCCGGGAAACGTGCGCGAGCTGCGAAACGTGATCGAGCGTGGCATCATCCTGGCCGAGAACAGGCTCATCACCGAACAGGCCCTGCCGCGCGAACTTTTGGACAAGGGAGACGAGCAGCAGGGAGTCCTGTCGCTGGATTCCGTGGAGCGCACGCACATCAAGCGCGTGCTCCAGTACCACGGCGGCAACCGCTCACTGGCTGCACTGTCGCTTGGCATCAGCCGCAAGACTCTCTACCGCAAGATTCTGGAATACGGGCTGGAGTAG
- a CDS encoding ATP-binding protein yields MKHHPSVEDLIGIEHCKLGFYQELRLKLEELQESNRESEQNRREIAAVLDGITDIMMVLSEDLCIISVNHVFKEVIGIEEPEGRYCYEIFRNESRPCPECPAHRSFLTGDVCRETAIFKLGDRNLQFEMVASPIRDPDKDERRILIFKRDVTMEKEYQAKFYQAEKMATVGMLAAGVAHEVNNPLASISGFAEGIQRRLGRMDLPAGADLDDIKDYVDTILKECTRCRDIVRTLLTFSRPVSSGFSPVNMNAVVEDTLKLLRSHLKQKDLRLTLKTDLSEDLPIIYGDEPQLKQVMLNLLVNAVDAVDQTGRGEGTICIRTYPENDEGVGLVVSDTGCGIPKEHLDKLFEPFFTTKPVGKGIGIGLSTCYGIVQEHCGEILAFSEPQKGSRFIVRLPSTPDEDSE; encoded by the coding sequence ATGAAGCATCACCCCTCGGTCGAAGACCTGATCGGCATCGAGCACTGCAAACTGGGTTTTTACCAGGAACTGCGCCTGAAGCTCGAGGAACTCCAGGAGAGCAACCGGGAGTCCGAGCAGAACCGCAGGGAGATCGCTGCAGTGCTGGATGGGATCACGGACATCATGATGGTCTTGTCCGAGGACCTGTGCATCATCTCCGTGAACCACGTGTTCAAGGAGGTTATCGGCATCGAGGAGCCCGAGGGCCGCTACTGCTACGAGATCTTCCGCAACGAATCCAGGCCCTGCCCGGAGTGTCCGGCGCACCGGTCTTTCCTGACCGGCGACGTCTGCCGGGAGACGGCCATCTTCAAGCTCGGCGACCGCAACCTTCAGTTCGAGATGGTGGCCTCGCCCATCCGCGACCCCGACAAGGACGAGCGCCGAATCCTCATCTTCAAGCGCGACGTGACCATGGAGAAGGAGTACCAGGCCAAGTTCTACCAGGCCGAAAAGATGGCCACCGTGGGCATGCTGGCGGCAGGAGTAGCCCACGAGGTGAACAATCCCCTGGCCTCCATTTCCGGCTTCGCCGAGGGCATCCAGCGCCGCCTGGGCCGCATGGACCTGCCCGCCGGAGCCGACCTGGACGACATCAAGGACTACGTGGACACCATCCTCAAGGAGTGCACGCGCTGCCGCGACATCGTGCGTACGCTGCTCACCTTCAGCCGCCCGGTTTCCTCGGGGTTCTCGCCGGTCAACATGAACGCCGTGGTGGAAGACACCCTGAAGCTCCTGCGCAGCCACCTGAAGCAAAAGGACCTGCGCCTCACCCTGAAGACGGACCTGTCCGAGGACCTGCCCATCATCTACGGCGACGAACCCCAGCTCAAGCAGGTGATGCTGAACCTGCTGGTCAACGCAGTGGACGCAGTGGACCAGACCGGGCGCGGCGAAGGAACCATCTGCATCCGAACCTATCCCGAGAACGACGAAGGGGTGGGGCTGGTGGTGTCCGACACGGGGTGCGGCATCCCCAAGGAACACCTGGACAAGCTCTTCGAGCCGTTCTTCACCACGAAGCCTGTCGGCAAGGGCATAGGCATCGGACTTTCGACCTGTTATGGAATAGTGCAAGAACATTGCGGCGAAATTCTCGCCTTCAGCGAACCCCAGAAAGGGTCGCGCTTCATAGTCAGGCTCCCCTCAACACCGGATGAAGATAGTGAATAG
- a CDS encoding iron-containing alcohol dehydrogenase: MNVTKFAIPEIIFGRGSMVHVGQCARRLGAKRVLLVSDQGLEQSGWVERVTELLEADNLEWVYYGDVNSNPRDHQVHTGAQLYLEAKADVIIAIGGGSPIDAAKGIAILAGNGGVISDYEGANRIERPLPPMIFLPTTAGSGSDVSQFCIITDVARQLKMSIISRSLVPNISIIDPLILLTKSQELIIASAVDAFAHAVESYVSRIASPFTEIQALRAMELILRHLKPALEKKSIHALEQLSIASTAAGMSFSNAGLGAGHALAHSLGGMFDVLHGLVHPILLPAVMSFNIPACTAKIGNIGRMILGPGARSDEEAALDGIDKLKQYFGEFGVPVRLRDILPERSTLATLAKAAVGDACNLTNPRTADEDSLLGICEEAW; encoded by the coding sequence ATGAATGTAACGAAGTTCGCGATCCCGGAGATCATCTTCGGGCGCGGGTCCATGGTTCACGTTGGTCAATGCGCCAGAAGGCTGGGTGCGAAGCGGGTCCTCCTGGTCAGCGACCAGGGGTTGGAACAGTCCGGCTGGGTGGAACGGGTCACCGAGCTGCTTGAGGCGGACAACCTGGAGTGGGTCTATTACGGGGACGTGAACTCGAACCCCCGCGACCATCAGGTGCACACCGGGGCGCAGCTGTACCTGGAAGCCAAGGCCGACGTCATCATCGCCATCGGCGGCGGAAGCCCCATCGACGCGGCCAAGGGAATCGCCATCCTGGCCGGAAACGGCGGGGTCATCTCGGACTATGAGGGCGCGAACCGCATCGAGCGCCCCCTGCCGCCCATGATCTTCCTACCCACCACGGCGGGCAGCGGCTCGGACGTGTCGCAGTTCTGCATTATCACCGACGTGGCGCGCCAGCTCAAGATGTCCATCATCAGCCGCTCGCTGGTGCCCAACATCTCCATCATCGACCCGCTCATCCTGCTCACAAAAAGCCAGGAGCTCATCATCGCCTCGGCCGTGGATGCGTTTGCCCACGCCGTGGAGTCCTACGTGTCACGCATCGCGTCGCCGTTCACGGAAATCCAGGCGCTGCGGGCCATGGAGCTCATCCTGCGCCACCTGAAACCCGCCCTGGAGAAGAAATCCATCCACGCCCTGGAGCAGCTCTCCATCGCCAGCACTGCGGCGGGCATGTCCTTCAGCAACGCCGGTCTCGGCGCGGGCCACGCCCTGGCGCACTCCCTGGGCGGCATGTTCGACGTGCTCCACGGGCTGGTGCACCCCATCCTGCTGCCTGCGGTGATGAGCTTCAACATTCCGGCCTGCACCGCGAAGATCGGCAACATCGGCAGGATGATTCTCGGCCCCGGCGCGCGCTCGGACGAGGAAGCCGCCCTGGACGGCATCGACAAGCTCAAGCAGTATTTCGGGGAGTTCGGGGTTCCGGTGCGCCTGCGCGACATCCTGCCCGAGCGTTCCACCCTGGCCACCCTGGCCAAGGCCGCCGTGGGAGACGCCTGCAACCTGACCAATCCGCGCACGGCGGATGAAGACAGCCTGCTGGGCATCTGCGAGGAGGCCTGGTGA
- a CDS encoding replication initiation protein, with the protein MFLEEFSLNAANVFAQETFRVPEGPTLPYARSMIDGGAPLFLASDLFPACSLRRRRHLERAALTVQTQGQTALYSGESLDQFDQDVFIACLLGEIRGQRPARRSMRELLRTMGRRHTPEQMARLEASLFRLGSARIELGDSRFGCSIQLVESVLVDRVYGACRVQVSPEVKAAFQGVGDIEALARVRFSLGARPLTKWLAGLVFVLGGQSCRLDLERLRILCGREKIPPRVFAGQALPALSTLVDMGYIHCVGQFEQGRVMVESRPGRSRSNECQLVW; encoded by the coding sequence ATGTTCCTCGAAGAGTTTTCCCTGAATGCGGCCAACGTGTTTGCCCAGGAGACTTTCCGGGTCCCGGAGGGGCCGACGCTTCCCTACGCCCGGAGCATGATTGACGGCGGGGCGCCGCTGTTCCTGGCCTCCGACCTGTTTCCGGCCTGCTCGCTTCGGCGCAGGCGTCATCTGGAACGCGCCGCGCTCACGGTCCAGACCCAGGGGCAGACGGCGCTTTACAGCGGCGAGAGCCTGGATCAGTTCGATCAGGATGTGTTCATCGCCTGCCTGTTGGGCGAGATCCGGGGGCAGAGGCCCGCGAGGCGCTCCATGCGAGAGCTTCTGCGCACCATGGGGCGAAGGCACACCCCAGAGCAGATGGCGCGGCTGGAAGCCAGCCTCTTCAGGCTCGGCTCGGCCCGCATCGAGCTTGGCGACTCGCGCTTCGGATGCTCCATCCAGCTGGTGGAATCAGTGCTGGTGGACAGGGTGTACGGCGCTTGCCGCGTCCAGGTGTCGCCCGAGGTGAAGGCCGCGTTCCAGGGCGTGGGGGACATCGAGGCGCTGGCCAGGGTGCGCTTCAGCCTGGGAGCGAGACCTCTCACCAAATGGCTGGCTGGCCTGGTGTTCGTCCTGGGCGGTCAGAGCTGCCGTCTGGACCTGGAACGTCTGCGAATCCTGTGCGGGAGGGAGAAAATACCTCCCAGGGTTTTCGCCGGACAGGCTCTTCCGGCCTTGAGCACCCTTGTGGACATGGGGTACATTCATTGCGTGGGGCAATTTGAGCAGGGCAGGGTGATGGTCGAAAGCCGCCCTGGCCGCTCGCGCTCCAACGAATGCCAGCTTGTTTGGTGA
- a CDS encoding ferritin-like domain-containing protein — MAEFFNASDVVGAAVEMERRGQAAYRQTAKATTDPKVKRLFENLAVEEARHEEMFKAMAERIGPAELPAWSSMEEYSAYLGALLDSHALFSPGFTESLAAASVNLDDAVRQAMRLEKDSMLFFQEMLYLVPGSEHPLIQECIEEERRHLRQLAAMLQT; from the coding sequence ATGGCGGAATTCTTCAATGCGTCCGACGTGGTCGGAGCTGCCGTGGAGATGGAACGGCGCGGCCAGGCGGCCTACCGGCAGACGGCCAAGGCGACCACGGACCCCAAGGTGAAGCGTCTGTTTGAGAATCTGGCGGTGGAAGAGGCCAGGCACGAGGAGATGTTCAAGGCAATGGCCGAACGGATCGGTCCGGCGGAGCTGCCCGCCTGGAGTTCCATGGAGGAGTATAGCGCCTATCTTGGCGCGCTGCTCGATTCCCACGCCCTGTTTTCGCCCGGATTCACGGAGTCGCTGGCTGCGGCTTCGGTAAACCTGGACGACGCCGTGCGCCAGGCCATGCGCCTGGAAAAGGACTCCATGCTCTTTTTCCAGGAGATGCTCTACCTGGTGCCCGGTTCGGAACATCCCCTCATCCAGGAGTGCATCGAGGAGGAGCGGAGGCACCTGAGGCAGCTGGCGGCCATGCTCCAGACCTGA
- a CDS encoding FAD/NAD(P)-binding protein has protein sequence MSCSVNPYLPDMATILETVQETPNIKTFRVRLDNPDRMAAFRFQPGQVGQLTSFGAGESTFVINSPPTRMDYLQFSVMRAGEVTSSLHGLKAGDKVGVRAPLGNHFPYESMKGKDVVFIGGGIGMAPLRTLLLFMLDNRKDYGSISLLYGARSPEDMAFRDELPEWLSRKDLNTVLTIDREAPGWEHRVGLIPNVLREMAPKAENCVAITCGPPIMIKFTLQALKELGFADDQIVTTLEKRMKCGVGLCGRCNIGGKYVCVDGPVFTYAQLKELPNEL, from the coding sequence ATGAGCTGCTCAGTGAACCCCTATCTGCCGGACATGGCAACGATTCTTGAAACGGTCCAGGAGACGCCCAACATCAAGACTTTCCGGGTCCGTCTGGACAATCCCGACCGTATGGCGGCCTTCAGGTTCCAGCCGGGGCAGGTGGGGCAGCTGACCTCATTCGGCGCTGGCGAGTCCACCTTCGTAATAAACTCGCCCCCTACCCGCATGGACTACCTCCAGTTCAGCGTGATGCGCGCGGGCGAGGTGACCTCCAGCCTGCATGGCCTGAAAGCCGGCGACAAAGTCGGCGTGCGCGCCCCCCTGGGGAACCATTTCCCCTACGAGTCCATGAAAGGAAAGGACGTGGTGTTCATCGGCGGCGGCATCGGCATGGCCCCGCTGCGCACGCTCCTGCTGTTCATGCTGGACAACCGCAAGGATTACGGGAGCATCTCGCTTCTCTACGGCGCGCGCAGTCCGGAGGACATGGCCTTTCGCGACGAACTGCCCGAGTGGCTCTCCCGGAAGGACCTGAACACCGTGCTGACCATCGACCGCGAGGCTCCAGGCTGGGAGCACCGGGTGGGGCTCATCCCCAACGTGCTGCGCGAGATGGCCCCCAAGGCGGAAAACTGCGTGGCCATCACCTGCGGGCCGCCCATCATGATAAAATTCACGCTCCAGGCGCTCAAGGAGCTAGGCTTTGCGGACGACCAGATCGTCACCACCCTGGAGAAGCGCATGAAGTGCGGCGTGGGGCTGTGCGGGCGCTGCAACATCGGCGGCAAGTACGTCTGCGTGGACGGGCCGGTGTTCACTTACGCGCAGCTGAAAGAGCTGCCCAACGAACTGTAA